A single genomic interval of Plodia interpunctella isolate USDA-ARS_2022_Savannah chromosome 16, ilPloInte3.2, whole genome shotgun sequence harbors:
- the ex gene encoding protein expanded, protein MRALCSVRGPLGGEARALGAGARLLSLRMPGQPQPIHFVVEAKARVKELKSLASAHAQLQGMTDTDLFGLAIMQNGEYLFVDLESKLSKYAPKSWRSSHTHGLDANGKPLLELHLVVQFHVESPLLLHDEVGRHLYFLQLRHNIRTRDALPAEVLLLLTGLALQAEYGDADTYEERDYFKVEEYAPASLTGDWVSAAMRACHREHRGLSKTDAKIRFIREVCLLPDSVNSHRYRLKQSKSEPDPGTVWLLVTAKGIKILPDNGPLSNFIWSSIGKLSFDRKKFEIRSEEEKIILYSSSEEKSKYLFALCKETHQFSMKIGPKFNDIQRREEEERKVCYGYSKSLSFQYNNHNKSEQRISVISTTSSNTTSGIVSDRVQSEDELEIMIDSPPAPSTESLAFAHLLDCSNSYFIRQISQDEPLNKTSSLKLQKSKGRLKNSKTESDIASNNEISSMNMVSNCTISQEETNALSEQKNTDSGSPISNKLKCTGSQCSSSCSTVIMARAGLSTLSRASNASSLELGFSHTAQNSMLSDNSTVGIDVEYSQDTASALYDGLGQPVTVAASSETSGVYTMGSSELTTRSKMDALSEDSRTDYSGSHYDSYKPTKDNDLADFDSVSSILKNKSSRSCLSNVTPRLRILSDTDCVDGASNFSKKGLDEGENLFRERTNSNVSTVSFHGDGSDPTDNKHNLLTASELSDLIVGRGVYPKSQSVSDTLDSVSDYVRLPIPFSGDSYLQGHEDTAPSDDNYPNTSFFDRPPTPPARKDSRKLLNLSLPNIADTNDVMCKPKMYNKPPPPYEFKHKTLGSCTSAPMKAPPAYPGTSSSMTSLKQAEDNEEVAARLVTSKPMITILKAEAGDVNTSCGRTFASPMVVEHRFQKSKRHQASSRRAERSKLEQGTTLSPSRELPPHGIDSNLLVAMMKLPPPPPPPRRTRLPPPPPETRLPPPPPPHNPMFHQQLYSDVDYVYYPLQDPLISQQNYLDHKLTESRSNMHNKNGLQYRSTPFLSSSMSPPSMYGSIQNLSDSYVQLPGQRSSWYSLTSRNSLSNHSINFEPVLPTHTPESNFIRATVEDNVSNVKEPPPVKMRRMPPPPPPPYEHKKKLPTHLREIKIPSVNTNVHSVAGASKIKDSTNCDLDIKSLREKSKNLDLPLIAALCNDRSLLKQTKAFGAPKLSKQTGRDCESERKCPKPVNNTTDNLEIKIKQECSIKKSAIVPQKKTLIRNPTDKLPALPGSENHTPRAMSNTYVMHPSIMKVKKTQPSS, encoded by the exons ATGCGTGCTCTGTGTTCGGTTCGAGGGCCGCTGGGCGGCGAAGCGCGCGCGCTCGGCGCGGGCGCCCGCCTCCTCTCTCTGCGCATGCCCGGGCAACCTCAACCGATCCACTTCGTCGTCGAAGCCAAGGCCAGGGTCAAGGAGCTCAAATCCTTGGCCAGCGCCCATGCCCAGCTACAAGGCATGACCGACACCGATCTCTTCGGATTAGCTATTATGCAAA atggAGAGTACTTGTTTGTTGATTTGGAGAGTAAGTTATCAAAATATGCTCCGAAGAGCTGGAGATCGTCCCACACTCAT GGTCTGGATGCAAATGGAAAACCACTCCTCGAATTGCACTTGGTGGTACAATTTCACGTAGAAAGTCCTCTACTTTTGCACGATGAGGTTGGGCGCCATTTGTATTTCTTGCAACTCCGGCATAACATCCGCACGAGAGACGCTCTTCCCGCCGAGGTGCTCTTGCTGCTCACCGGCCTCGCCTTGCAAGCAGAATATGGCGACGCCGACACTTATGAAGAAAGGGATTATTTCAAAGTAGAAGAATATGCACCTGCTTCTCTCACGGGTGATTGGGTATCTGCTGCGATGAGGGCCTGCCATCGGGAACACAGAGGCCTCTCAAAAACTGACGCAAAAATAAGATTCATTCGTGAAGTATGCCTTCTTCCAGACTCAGTCAACTCGCATAGGTACCGACTAAAGCAATCAAAGTCCGAACCAGACCCAGGAACCGTTTGGTTACTCGTCACAGCTAAAGGCATAAAAATTTTACCTGATAATGGACCATTGTCCAATTTCATCTGGAGTTCAATCGGAAAGTTAAGCTTTGATAgaaaaaagtttgaaataagatcagaagaagaaaaaattatactgtACTCGTCAAGTGAAGAAAAAAGCAAATATCTTTTCGCGCTTTGCAAAGAAACTCATcaattttctatgaaaattgGTCCAAAATTCAACGATATACAAAGACGGGAAGAAGAAGAGCGAAAGGTGTGTTATGGCTATTCAAAGTCTTTAAGTTTCCAATATAATAACCACAATAAAAGTGAACAGAGAATATCTGTTATATCAACTACAAGCTCCAATACTACGTCAGGCATTGTAAGCGACAGGGTACAATCAGAAGATGAACTAGAAATAATGATAGACTCTCCTCCAGCACCTTCAACAGAAAGTTTAGCATTTGCTCATTTATTAGACTGCTCAAACTCTTATTTTATACGTCAAATATCACAAGACGAGCCATTGAACAAAACTTCGTCTCTAAAACTTCAGAAAAGCAAAGGCCGACTAAAAAATTCGAAAACAGAAAGTGACATAGCCtctaataatgaaattagttCCATGAATATGGTTTCGAACTGCACAATTTCACAAGAAGAAACAAATGCTCTCtctgaacaaaaaaatactgataGCGGCAGCCCAATATCCAATAAATTAAAGTGTACAGGATCTCAATGTTCATCTTCATGTAGCACAGTGATCATGGCAAGAGCAGGTCTAAGCACACTAAGCAGAGCCTCAAATGCGAGCAGTTTAGAATTAGGTTTCAGTCATACAGCCCAAAACTCTATGTTAAGCGATAACAGTACAGTTGGTATAGATGTTGAATATTCTCAAGACACAGCTTCAGCACTGTACGACGGACTAGGACAGCCTGTGACTGTAGCTGCATCTAGCGAAACAAGTGGTGTATACACAATGGGTAGCTCAGAACTAACTACACGCTCAAAAATGGACGCGCTATCAGAGGACAGCCGAACAGATTATAGTGGCTCTCACTACGATAGTTACAAACCAACGAAGGATAACGATCTTGCTGATTTTGACAGCGTCTCCtctatattgaaaaataaatcttcacgATCTTGTCTTTCTAATGTAACGCCTCGATTACGAATTCTATCCGATACAGACTGTGTAGATGGAGCATCAAACTTTTCAAAAAAAGGTCTTGACGAaggtgaaaatttatttagagaACGAACTAACTCTAATGTAAGCACGGTTTCCTTTCATGGGGACGGCAGTGATCCAACTGATAACAAGCATAATTTACTCACTGCAAGTGAATTAAGTGATTTAATTGTAGGACGAGGTGTGTATCCAAAAAGCCAATCAGTGAGTGATACTTTAGACTCTGTATCTGACTATGTTAGATTACCCATCCCATTTTCTGGAGATAGTTATCTTCAGGGTCATGAAGATACTGCACCTTCAGATGACAACTATCCCAACACATCATTTTTCGATCGTCCTCCTACCCCTCCAGCAAGAAAAGATAGTAGAAAATTGCTCAATTTATCCCTTCCCAATATTGCTGACACAAATGACGTAATGTGTAAACcaaaaatgtacaataaaCCGCCACCACCATACGAATTTAAACACAAAACTTTAGGCTCTTGTACTTCCGCACCCATGAAGGCACCTCCTGCGTATCCAGGAACGTCATCATCAATGACATCTTTGAAGCAAGCCGAAGACAATGAAGAGGTAGCAGCAAGGCTTGTTACTTCTAAACCTATGATTACAATACTAAAAGCGGAAGCCGGTGACGTTAACACGTCTTGTGGAAGAACATTCGCAAGTCCGATGGTTGTCGAGCATCGTTTCCAGAAGTCCAAAAGACATCAAGCTTCAAGCCGCAGAGCAGAGAGATCTAAATTAGAACAAGGAACTACTCTTTCGCCATCGAGAGAATTGCCACCTCATGGTATCGATTCAAATTTGCTCGTAGCTATGATGAAGTTGCCGCCGCCTCCCCCGCCGCCACGACGCACTCGcctgccgccgccgccgcccgaaACCAGACTACCTCCACCGCCACCACCTCACAACCCAATGTTCCATCAACAGCTGTATAGCGACGTAGATTATGTCTATTACCCTTTACAAGATCCTTTGATATCACAACAAAATTATCTCGATCATAAGCTTACTGAATCGAGATCGAACATGCATAATAAAAATGGTCTTCAATACAGAAGTACTCCATTCTTGTCCTCATCAATGTCTCCACCTTCTATGTACGGATCTATACAAAATCTGTCAGACTCCTACGTGCAGTTACCAGGGCAACGTAGCAGCTGGTATTCTCTGACGAGCAGAAACTCGCTGAGCAATCACTCGATCAATTTTGAACCTGTACTTCCTACACATACACCTGAATCCAACTTCATTCGTGCCACGGTTGAAGATAATGTGTCGAATGTGAAAGAACCGCCTCCTGTAAAGATGAGGAGGATGCCTCCTCCCCCCCCACCTCCCTATGAACACAAGAAGAAGCTCCCTACACATCTgcgtgaaattaaaattccaaGTGTTAATACAAATGTGCATAGTGTCGCGGGTGCAAGTAAAATTAAAGACTCTACTAATTGTGATTTAGACATTAAATCTCTTAGAGAAAAAAGTAAGAATTTAGACTTGCCTCTTATAGCGGCATTGTGCAATGATCGATCTTTGTTGAAACAGACTAAAGCTTTCGGTGCTCCAAAGTTAAGTAAACAAACAGGTAGAGACTGTGAAAGTGAACGTAAGTGCCCCAAGCCTGTTAATAACACCACcgataatttagaaataaagattaaaCAAGAGTGTAGCATAAAAAAATCAGCAATTGTGCCCCAGAAGAAGACGCTCATACGAAATCCTACAGATAAGCTTCCCGCACTACCTGGATCTGAGAATCACACTCCTAGGGCAATGTCTAACACCTATGTAATGCATCCAAGTataatgaaagtaaaaaaaacacaacctAGCTCATGA